The following coding sequences are from one Humulus lupulus chromosome X, drHumLupu1.1, whole genome shotgun sequence window:
- the LOC133804222 gene encoding WAT1-related protein At4g08290 gives MGDNNSVNVCVKSPNDEFGEGESSSPGPGQYWELFHKMTPFLLMVGLQFGGAGMYITTMATLSHGMNRYVLIVYRNAIAALVLAPFALIFERKIRPKMTLPVFLQIMLLGFLEPIIDQGFGYLGMNYTSASYTSAIMNAVPSVTFVIAVVFRIERIKIKEIRSQAKVIGTVVSFSGALLMTLYKGPVIDLFWTRTTDHHSTITLSDKNWVLGTIFILIGCVAWSCFYVLQSITVKKYPAELSLSSLICLSGALQSTALALVVERHPSAWAVGWDSRLLAPVYTGVVSSGITYYVQGLVMKTRGPVFVTAFNPLCMVIVAILASIILAEKIHLGSVIGGIIITIGLYSVVWGKNKDYSKSQEDPEVLISPSSSVVVVQQQVVAEQKLPLSISTSNIGTTVATAVDKSDQQTTH, from the exons ATGGGTGATAACAATAGTGTTAATGTTTGTGTAAAATCACCAAATGATGAGTTTGGTGAAGGTGAATCATCATCACCTGGTCCTGGCCAGTACTGGGAATTATTCCATAAGATGACGCCTTTTTTGCTAATGGTAGGGTTGCAGTTCGGTGGCGCTGGAATGTATATTACAACCATGGCTACTCTCAGCCATGGCATGAATCGCTACGTACTTATCGTCTATCGAAATGCTATTGCTGCTCTCGTTCTTGCTCCTTTCGCACTCATTTTCGAAAG GAAAATAAGACCAAAGATGACACTCCCTGTCTTCCTTCAGATAATGCTCCTTGGATTCTTAGA GCCAATTATTGATCAAGGATTCGGTTACCTTGGAATGAACTACACATCGGCATCATATACATCTGCTATAATGAACGCTGTGCCTTCCGTCACATTTGTCATCGCAGTTGTTTTCAG GATAGAGAGAATAAAGATTAAGGAGATAAGAAGTCAAGCAAAGGTGATAGGAACCGTAGTGAGCTTCTCAGGGGCTTTGCTAATGACACTGTATAAAGGTCCTGTGATTGACCTCTTCTGGACAAGGACCACAGACCACCATTCAACTATCACCCTCTCCGATAAAAACTGGGTCCTCGGCACTATTTTTATTCTCATTGGCTGTGTTGCCTGGTCCTGTTTCTACGTTTTACAA TCAATTACGGTGAAGAAGTACCCGGCAGAGCTGTCTTTGTCGTCATTGATATGCTTGTCTGGTGCGTTGCAAAGCACAGCACTAGCCTTAGTCGTGGAACGCCACCCCAGTGCTTGGGCCGTGGGTTGGGACTCCAGGCTTCTAGCTCCTGTCTATACG GGAGTCGTTAGCTCTGGAATTACATACTACGTGCAAGGCCTAGTGATGAAAACTAGAGGCCCAGTATTCGTGACAGCATTTAATCCTCTCTGCATGGTCATCGTTGCCATCCTTGCATCCATCATTCTTGCTGAGAAAATTCATCTTGGAAG TGTGATTGGAGGAATTATAATAACAATAGGGCTATATTCAGTGGTGTGGGGCAAAAACAAAGATTATTCCAAGTCGCAGGAGGATCCGGAGGTACTGATATCACCATCGTCGTCAGTAGTAGTAGTACAACAACAAGTAGTAGCTGAACAGAAGCTACCACTAAGTATTTCAACGTCCAATATTGGGACAACAGTTGCCACTGCCGTAGATAAAAGCGACCAACAAACTACTCATTAA